One region of Verrucomicrobiota bacterium genomic DNA includes:
- a CDS encoding PDZ domain-containing protein translates to MKTPVTPPSPCDCTCRGLRKIASSAPEHSWHPMSRTALTSLSPRPSPSGRGRLACRPECCSTRLFWASDGKPFSLSPGERAGVRGKGSRNRRVAALLRGHFGAGTFRAILIGLALVTLLTTNSFPALAQEQPLTARDQQRLEQIEKQIQELIRAVKELQGGAPAANASARVDAPEPKAITLGTNWLRALTWRSIGPANMGGRSVDLAVVESDPCTYWVATASGGLLKTTNNGITFVHQFDRETTVSIGAVCVAPSDPNIVWVGTGENNPRNSVSYGDGVYKSTDGGKTWKNMGLKKSFQIGRVLIHPKDPNVVYVGALGRLYGSNEERGVFKTTNGGESWEKVLYVDDKTGVIDMRMHPTDPDTLIAATWERLRDGYDSHPGDPMPDGYDTYDPIKKWGPGSGLYKTTDGGKSWRKLTSGLPTCNMGRIGLDWYRKDPNIVFAIIDTEKIGMGTPPRTGIAVYAGIFGEDAESGVRLARVVENGPGAKAGLQPDDLIQTIEGKAITQAEQFNEEIRNHKVGDKLKLKVLRGDKTLEIVLTLERRPVTPGGAGGVYLGLAGEDAENGTKVTSVVPNGPSDRAGLRSDDVILAIADKALQSYSELLDDIRARNAGDKVKIKILRDDQPQEIEVTLAERPAGGPGGGRGQRGGRGGAPASGAYLGVTGEDAANGVRLTSIVAEGPAAKAGLKSDDLVQSVNEKAIDKYGQLVAEIRAHRAGDKLKLQVLRDQERHQIEVPLAERSQTGGPSQTRPSGASLGGQMENVQDEQGPNSFDYGGVYKSTNGGETWTRINSVNPRPMYFSKIRVDPGDDSYLYVLGVQLYRSTNGGKIFRPDGGRGIHADQHTLWINPRDGRHMIVGTDGGFYATYDRAANWDHLNHMALGQFYHVAICPKQPYHLAGGLQDNGSWCGPSAGLDGAGPINEDWMSIGGGDGFVCRVDPNDPDLIYAESQNGAIFRRNVRTGERVSIRPQRPDGAPAYRFNWNTPFILSSHNSRIFYSAGNYVFRSLDRGNNLQIISPEITLTKWGSATALAESPRNPNVLYAGTDDGALWITRDSGKTWTNIVRNIGLESLKPLTANGPLSRPADSLSPSEGDRDRERGTVAKVAGSSPRSAAEVEGPARGPRWVASIEPSRFVEGRAYVVFDGHRSDDDEPYVYVTEDFGKTWKSLRSNLPWGSTRVLREDLENPNLLFLGTEFGAWFSLDRGVYWNRLGANLPTVAVHEFALHPENGEIVAATHGRSLWVLDVSSLRQIKAEYLADQPALYQPGPAVRWRSEPARGRTNRRFVGQNPASGAQIYYSLPKKADRISLKIVDINGATLRELAPRKEPGLHRLVWDLRGAAPRSTNSLARGAASAVAPGIGPRSGRGGAGASEGGAIGRGGGSGGGGRGGAAPSVGPGTYRVVLAVDGTEIARTLRVESDPIVPDTVMTTEEIEALEAEEKSQRNQEREHRLYRGDWNPDASD, encoded by the coding sequence ATGAAAACCCCAGTAACCCCACCTTCCCCGTGTGACTGTACCTGCCGAGGACTGCGAAAAATCGCCTCTTCAGCGCCGGAGCATTCTTGGCATCCTATGAGCAGAACAGCGCTCACTTCCCTCTCACCCCGGCCCTCTCCTTCAGGGAGAGGGAGGCTTGCATGCCGGCCTGAGTGCTGTTCGACGCGCTTGTTTTGGGCGAGCGACGGAAAACCGTTCTCCCTCTCCCCTGGGGAGAGGGCCGGGGTGAGGGGGAAGGGGTCTCGAAACCGACGAGTGGCTGCGCTGCTCCGAGGCCACTTTGGTGCAGGGACCTTTCGGGCAATCCTGATCGGATTGGCACTCGTGACCCTGCTCACTACGAACTCTTTCCCCGCTCTGGCGCAAGAACAGCCGCTCACGGCGAGGGACCAACAACGCCTCGAACAGATCGAGAAGCAAATCCAGGAATTGATCCGCGCCGTCAAAGAGTTGCAGGGCGGGGCGCCGGCGGCCAACGCATCAGCCAGAGTTGACGCTCCCGAACCGAAAGCCATCACGCTTGGCACGAACTGGCTCCGGGCCTTGACCTGGCGCTCCATCGGCCCTGCGAACATGGGCGGACGCTCCGTGGACCTGGCAGTCGTCGAGTCCGATCCTTGCACGTATTGGGTGGCCACGGCTTCCGGCGGGTTGCTCAAGACCACCAACAACGGCATCACGTTTGTTCACCAGTTCGACCGCGAAACCACGGTGTCGATTGGCGCCGTTTGCGTCGCGCCTTCGGACCCGAACATCGTCTGGGTCGGCACGGGCGAGAACAATCCGCGCAACTCCGTCTCTTACGGCGACGGCGTCTATAAATCCACCGACGGCGGCAAGACCTGGAAAAACATGGGGCTGAAGAAATCTTTTCAGATCGGACGCGTCCTGATCCATCCGAAAGACCCCAACGTCGTTTATGTCGGGGCGCTGGGACGTCTCTACGGATCAAACGAAGAACGCGGCGTGTTTAAAACCACCAACGGCGGCGAGTCTTGGGAAAAGGTTCTTTACGTCGATGACAAGACGGGCGTCATCGACATGCGCATGCACCCGACCGATCCGGACACATTGATCGCCGCGACCTGGGAGCGCCTGCGCGACGGCTATGACTCGCATCCGGGCGACCCAATGCCGGATGGCTACGACACGTACGATCCGATCAAGAAATGGGGGCCGGGCTCGGGTTTGTACAAAACCACCGACGGCGGCAAAAGCTGGCGCAAACTCACCAGCGGACTCCCGACGTGCAACATGGGGCGCATCGGCCTCGATTGGTATCGCAAGGATCCGAACATTGTTTTCGCGATCATTGACACCGAGAAGATCGGCATGGGCACGCCGCCGCGAACGGGCATCGCCGTTTACGCCGGGATCTTTGGCGAGGACGCCGAAAGCGGCGTTCGCCTGGCGCGAGTCGTGGAAAATGGCCCCGGCGCCAAAGCGGGCCTGCAACCCGACGACCTCATTCAAACCATCGAAGGCAAAGCCATCACTCAGGCCGAGCAATTCAACGAGGAAATCCGCAATCACAAAGTCGGCGACAAACTCAAACTCAAGGTGCTCCGTGGCGACAAAACTCTGGAGATCGTCCTCACGCTGGAGCGCCGCCCCGTGACTCCGGGAGGGGCGGGCGGTGTGTATCTCGGTCTGGCTGGCGAAGACGCAGAGAACGGGACCAAAGTCACCAGTGTTGTGCCGAATGGACCATCCGATCGCGCAGGACTTCGATCTGATGATGTGATCCTGGCCATCGCGGACAAAGCCCTTCAAAGCTACAGCGAATTGCTCGACGACATCCGCGCCCGCAACGCCGGCGACAAAGTGAAGATCAAAATTCTCCGCGACGATCAGCCTCAGGAAATCGAGGTCACTCTGGCCGAGCGTCCGGCGGGCGGTCCGGGCGGCGGACGCGGCCAGCGCGGCGGGCGTGGAGGAGCGCCGGCGAGCGGAGCGTATCTCGGTGTCACGGGAGAAGACGCGGCGAACGGCGTCCGGCTCACTTCGATTGTGGCCGAAGGTCCTGCCGCCAAAGCCGGGCTCAAGTCGGACGACCTCGTGCAATCGGTCAACGAAAAGGCCATCGACAAATACGGGCAACTCGTCGCGGAAATCCGCGCGCACCGAGCGGGCGACAAACTGAAGCTCCAGGTGCTTCGCGACCAGGAGCGCCATCAGATTGAAGTGCCATTGGCCGAGCGCTCCCAAACCGGCGGTCCCAGCCAGACGCGGCCTTCCGGCGCGTCGTTGGGCGGCCAAATGGAAAACGTGCAGGACGAGCAAGGGCCGAACAGCTTCGATTACGGCGGCGTTTACAAATCCACCAACGGCGGCGAGACCTGGACGCGCATCAACAGCGTCAACCCGCGTCCGATGTACTTCAGCAAAATCCGCGTCGATCCCGGTGATGATAGCTACCTCTACGTTTTGGGCGTGCAGCTTTACCGCTCGACGAACGGCGGGAAGATTTTCCGGCCGGACGGCGGGCGCGGCATCCACGCGGATCAGCACACGCTCTGGATCAATCCGCGGGATGGCCGCCACATGATCGTCGGCACCGACGGCGGCTTTTACGCGACCTACGATCGCGCGGCCAACTGGGATCACCTCAATCACATGGCGCTCGGCCAGTTTTACCACGTCGCCATTTGCCCGAAGCAGCCGTATCACCTCGCGGGCGGTTTGCAGGACAATGGTTCCTGGTGCGGCCCCAGCGCGGGACTCGATGGCGCCGGGCCCATCAACGAAGATTGGATGTCCATCGGCGGCGGGGACGGCTTCGTCTGCCGCGTCGATCCGAACGATCCGGATTTGATTTATGCGGAAAGCCAGAACGGCGCGATCTTCCGGCGCAACGTCCGCACGGGCGAACGCGTGTCGATCCGCCCGCAACGCCCCGACGGCGCGCCCGCGTATCGATTCAACTGGAACACGCCGTTCATTCTTTCCAGCCATAACTCGCGCATTTTCTATTCGGCAGGAAACTACGTTTTCCGCTCGCTCGATCGCGGCAACAATCTTCAAATCATCTCGCCGGAGATTACGCTCACGAAATGGGGCAGCGCGACGGCCCTCGCGGAATCGCCGCGAAATCCGAACGTGCTTTACGCGGGCACGGACGACGGCGCGCTCTGGATCACGCGCGACAGCGGCAAAACGTGGACGAATATCGTGCGGAATATTGGATTGGAAAGTTTGAAGCCCCTCACCGCAAACGGCCCCCTCTCCCGTCCTGCGGACAGCCTCTCCCCCTCCGAGGGGGACAGGGACAGAGAGAGGGGGACCGTGGCGAAGGTGGCCGGCTCGTCCCCCCGAAGCGCAGCGGAGGTGGAAGGACCGGCGAGGGGACCTCGCTGGGTCGCCAGCATCGAACCGTCCCGCTTTGTCGAAGGCCGCGCTTACGTCGTCTTCGACGGCCATCGCTCGGACGACGATGAACCTTACGTGTACGTCACCGAAGATTTCGGCAAGACCTGGAAATCGCTTCGGTCCAATTTGCCCTGGGGTTCGACACGCGTGTTGCGCGAGGATCTCGAGAATCCGAACCTGCTGTTCCTCGGCACGGAGTTCGGCGCCTGGTTTTCGCTGGATCGGGGAGTTTATTGGAACAGGCTCGGCGCGAATTTACCCACCGTTGCAGTGCATGAGTTCGCCCTCCACCCGGAGAACGGCGAGATCGTCGCCGCCACGCATGGCCGCAGCCTGTGGGTGCTGGACGTGTCGTCTCTCCGTCAGATCAAGGCGGAGTATCTGGCGGACCAGCCCGCGCTTTATCAGCCCGGCCCGGCCGTCCGCTGGCGCAGCGAACCGGCGCGCGGCCGAACGAACCGCCGTTTCGTCGGCCAGAACCCGGCGAGTGGCGCGCAGATTTATTATTCGCTTCCCAAGAAGGCCGATCGCATCTCGCTCAAGATCGTCGATATCAACGGGGCGACGCTGCGCGAGCTTGCGCCCCGGAAAGAGCCCGGGTTGCATCGCCTGGTCTGGGATCTTCGAGGCGCCGCGCCGCGCTCAACCAACAGCCTCGCGCGCGGAGCGGCTTCGGCTGTGGCGCCAGGGATCGGACCTCGATCCGGTCGCGGTGGAGCCGGGGCCAGCGAAGGCGGCGCAATCGGTCGTGGCGGCGGCAGCGGCGGGGGGGGTCGAGGCGGCGCGGCGCCTTCCGTAGGGCCAGGGACATATCGCGTCGTGCTCGCGGTGGACGGCACGGAAATCGCGCGAACCCTTCGGGTTGAATCCGATCCAATCGTTCCCGACACCGTGATGACCACGGAAGAGATCGAAGCGCTTGAGGCGGAGGAAAAATCTCAGCGGAATCAGGAAAGAGAACATCGACTTTACCGCGGCGATTGGAACCCCGATGCCAGCGACTGA
- a CDS encoding TraB/GumN family protein — protein MAREQVREEQELPLNRILRFAARAALLLLIVALEAQAQSPRRQDFLWVVTNRNATVYLLGSIHALRPSDYPLPAALDLAFCDASRVVFEIKYEELNSPLGLSYVSSRSVYPNGESIQQHISPETYQLLKNYQLQTGANFSDSYRPWYALALISNQEIKRLGYNDLLGVDRHYYDRAKADRKPILALETLAFQIDLLADAPASQQEKELRELLADRGGFAQSLGELVATWTSGDLAGFARIVDRDRRASPEAHARIFTDRNNLWLPLIEAWLKEDQVTLAIVGAGHFVGDDGIVNLLRRKGYSVRQLPLLPTRLLTVTRAQDGATELSFDVITGHNYAIEASVDLLTWSVIHNFVSSATTRNFLDVSARSQAHRLYRLKNLDEIAAPY, from the coding sequence ATGGCCCGCGAGCAGGTCCGTGAGGAACAGGAGCTTCCCTTGAACAGGATCTTGAGATTCGCCGCCCGCGCCGCCCTCCTTCTTTTGATCGTCGCCCTGGAAGCCCAGGCGCAATCTCCCCGGCGCCAGGATTTCCTCTGGGTCGTCACGAACCGAAACGCGACCGTCTATTTGTTGGGTTCCATCCACGCTTTGCGGCCGTCCGATTATCCGCTGCCGGCGGCGCTCGACCTGGCGTTCTGCGACGCGAGTCGCGTTGTGTTCGAAATCAAGTATGAGGAACTCAATTCGCCGCTGGGCTTGAGCTACGTTTCCTCGCGGTCAGTTTATCCGAACGGCGAATCGATTCAGCAGCATATCTCGCCCGAGACGTATCAGTTGCTCAAGAATTACCAGCTTCAGACGGGGGCGAATTTCAGCGACAGTTACCGGCCCTGGTACGCGCTGGCGCTGATCAGCAACCAGGAAATCAAACGGCTCGGTTACAACGACCTCCTCGGCGTGGACCGGCATTACTACGACCGCGCGAAGGCCGATCGCAAACCCATCCTCGCGCTGGAGACCCTCGCGTTCCAAATCGACCTCCTGGCCGACGCGCCGGCTTCCCAACAGGAGAAAGAACTCCGCGAGTTGCTCGCGGACCGCGGCGGTTTTGCGCAAAGCCTGGGCGAACTCGTCGCGACCTGGACCTCAGGCGACCTGGCCGGATTTGCCCGGATCGTTGACCGAGATCGCCGCGCAAGCCCGGAGGCGCACGCCCGCATTTTCACCGACCGCAATAATCTTTGGCTGCCCCTGATCGAAGCCTGGTTGAAGGAAGATCAGGTGACGCTCGCCATCGTTGGCGCCGGTCACTTCGTCGGAGATGATGGCATTGTCAATTTGCTCCGGAGGAAGGGTTACTCAGTCCGGCAACTTCCCCTGCTGCCGACTCGACTTCTGACCGTTACTCGCGCCCAAGACGGCGCGACCGAACTCAGCTTCGACGTGATCACAGGTCACAACTATGCGATCGAGGCTTCAGTCGATCTGCTCACGTGGAGTGTGATCCACAATTTCGTCAGTTCGGCCACGACGCGGAATTTTCTGGACGTGTCCGCGCGTAGCCAGGCGCACCGGCTCTACCGGTTGAAAAACCTGGACGAGATCGCGGCGCCTTACTGA